A genome region from Pseudomonadota bacterium includes the following:
- the rpsF gene encoding 30S ribosomal protein S6, whose amino-acid sequence MDHVLPVHRAREYETIFILNPDSATEVVDRVAGRCQDVISKLEGKMLRAENWGKRRLAYAVRKQPKGIFIYLRYLGYEDLVHEIERNLRMLDPVIKYLTVKVDDDVDPEARPAREEDISFVPTYEESEHEPPPAPSFAEDAYEDRRDRAPRPPREEVEAPSRDDEESSDDELA is encoded by the coding sequence ATGGATCACGTCCTGCCCGTCCACAGGGCCCGTGAGTACGAGACGATCTTCATCCTGAACCCCGACTCCGCGACCGAGGTGGTCGATCGCGTGGCCGGCCGCTGCCAGGACGTCATCTCGAAGCTCGAGGGCAAGATGCTGCGCGCCGAGAACTGGGGCAAGCGACGGCTGGCCTACGCGGTGCGCAAGCAGCCCAAGGGGATCTTCATCTACCTTCGCTACCTCGGGTACGAGGACCTGGTGCACGAGATCGAGCGCAACCTGCGCATGCTCGATCCGGTCATCAAGTACCTGACGGTCAAGGTTGACGACGACGTGGACCCCGAGGCGCGACCGGCGCGCGAGGAGGACATCTCGTTCGTCCCGACGTACGAGGAGAGCGAGCACGAGCCCCCGCCCGCCCCGTCGTTCGCCGAGGACGCGTACGAGGACCGGCGCGATCGGGCGCCGCGGCCGCCGCGCGAAGAGGTCGAGGCCCCGAGCCGTGATGACGAAGAGTCGTCGGACGACGAGTTGGCATAG